The proteins below come from a single Acidobacteriota bacterium genomic window:
- a CDS encoding S8 family serine peptidase, whose protein sequence is MLVILMAEQADVSAAYDIDDQDQRGWFVYRTLSEHAKSTQADLIAKLNNLGVPFRSFWAANMIVAEVDRPTAVAIAGRSDVARVDSNRPARWIEDPEVAKSGIDGPKSLSPSTIEWGVANVNAPAVWNIGINGSGIVVGGLDTGIRWTHNAIKAKYRGWNGTTADHNYNWHDAIHSGGGVCGANTTAPCDDSGHGSHTVGTMVGDDGAGNQIGVAPGAKWIGCRNMNVGDGTPASYTECFQFMIAPTDSAGNNPNPSMRPHILNNSWGCPASEGCTTRAELETIVNNTQAAGIFVQASAGNSGSSGCSSVSEALAIYDTSFSAGAIDINNAIAGFSSRGPSTYYSPNILKPNISAPGSNVRSITRTSDTAYSNLSGTSMASPHVAGVIALLWSARPSLVRNIAATKELLQNTANPAVTSASQTCGGIASTQIPNNTFGYGRVDALAAINASAPTVPVSGRVLSPEGVAIRNATVALIDSNSIRRTATTSSFGIFSFGSVRASETYTLTVSNKRYRFAPQIVTVGTSGLSVGDFIGLQ, encoded by the coding sequence TTGCTAGTGATACTCATGGCGGAGCAGGCGGATGTCAGTGCGGCATATGATATTGACGATCAGGACCAACGCGGTTGGTTCGTATATCGAACGCTGAGTGAACATGCCAAATCAACTCAAGCGGACCTGATTGCCAAATTGAACAACTTAGGAGTACCGTTTCGTAGCTTTTGGGCTGCAAATATGATCGTCGCAGAGGTTGATAGACCAACGGCGGTTGCAATCGCCGGCCGATCCGACGTTGCCCGGGTTGATTCGAATCGACCCGCGCGGTGGATAGAGGATCCAGAAGTTGCCAAATCCGGCATAGATGGTCCAAAGAGTCTTTCGCCCAGCACAATAGAGTGGGGCGTGGCTAACGTAAATGCACCGGCTGTTTGGAATATCGGTATCAACGGTTCCGGTATCGTCGTTGGCGGGCTGGATACTGGCATTCGTTGGACACACAATGCAATAAAAGCTAAATACCGCGGATGGAACGGGACGACGGCGGATCATAACTATAATTGGCACGATGCGATCCATAGCGGCGGCGGCGTTTGTGGAGCGAACACGACAGCTCCTTGTGATGATAGCGGGCACGGTTCGCATACCGTCGGGACGATGGTTGGCGATGACGGGGCAGGGAACCAGATCGGCGTCGCACCCGGAGCAAAATGGATCGGCTGCCGAAATATGAATGTCGGCGATGGAACTCCAGCGTCTTACACCGAGTGCTTTCAGTTCATGATCGCTCCAACCGATTCCGCCGGAAATAATCCTAATCCATCGATGCGGCCGCATATTCTGAATAATTCGTGGGGTTGTCCCGCTAGTGAAGGATGTACGACGAGGGCCGAGTTGGAAACGATAGTAAACAATACACAGGCCGCTGGGATTTTTGTCCAGGCGTCAGCCGGTAACTCAGGCAGCTCTGGATGCTCATCTGTGTCGGAGGCTCTAGCGATCTATGACACGTCCTTTTCAGCAGGGGCTATCGATATCAATAACGCGATCGCAGGATTTAGCAGCCGTGGGCCGAGTACATATTACAGTCCGAATATCTTAAAGCCGAATATCTCGGCACCAGGTTCGAATGTGAGGTCGATAACGAGAACGAGCGACACCGCATATTCAAATTTATCGGGAACGTCTATGGCTTCGCCGCACGTAGCCGGCGTTATTGCCTTGCTATGGTCTGCTCGCCCATCGCTTGTTCGGAATATCGCGGCGACAAAAGAACTTCTGCAGAATACGGCGAATCCGGCCGTTACCAGTGCTAGCCAGACCTGCGGCGGCATTGCGTCTACTCAAATACCTAACAACACCTTTGGATACGGCAGGGTTGACGCGTTAGCCGCAATAAACGCCTCGGCGCCGACGGTTCCTGTATCAGGGCGTGTTCTATCGCCGGAAGGAGTCGCCATTCGAAATGCTACGGTTGCGCTGATCGACTCAAACAGCATTCGCCGCACTGCAACGACAAGCTCATTCGGCATCTTTTCCTTTGGAAGTGTTCGCGCAAGCGAGACTTACACGTTGACTGTCTCGAATAAGCGATACCGATTTGCCCCGCAAATAGTTACCGTGGGTACCTCTGGGCTGTCGGTTGGTGATTTTATTGGTCTTCAATAG
- a CDS encoding ChaN family lipoprotein → MKNILVLCVLILGGLNAMQAQIPFTEDAIRVFDSKGNPATLEQIVTAIGINEAVFLGEQHDDAVGHAVQMEIFRRAVERYSVDHKVALSLEMFERDVQVIVDEYLNGLITEAQFLASSRPWGNYKTDYRPLVELAKAKRLPVIAANAPRRYVNMVSRNGRDSLNGLTKEAKAWLPPLPYGEPSATYATKFKALMGPSPEAQMGIDKILASQSLWDASMSNSVYRFLKKNKNPLVIHLNGGFHTENRLGTFEHLMRYRPKTKGIVVTIRYEDDFKTFDKAKHADLGDFVILTDGKQPRSKR, encoded by the coding sequence ATGAAAAATATTCTCGTTCTATGCGTTTTAATTCTCGGAGGGTTGAATGCGATGCAGGCTCAGATTCCGTTCACGGAGGATGCTATTCGGGTTTTCGACTCCAAAGGGAATCCGGCTACCCTGGAGCAAATTGTTACCGCGATCGGAATTAACGAGGCTGTTTTCCTTGGTGAACAGCATGACGACGCCGTAGGACACGCTGTTCAGATGGAGATATTCCGCCGTGCGGTCGAGCGATATTCGGTGGATCACAAGGTCGCGCTCTCGCTGGAGATGTTCGAGCGTGATGTCCAGGTGATCGTTGATGAATACCTTAACGGATTGATCACCGAGGCACAATTCCTCGCAAGCTCAAGGCCGTGGGGTAATTATAAGACGGACTATCGGCCTCTTGTCGAGCTTGCAAAGGCAAAGCGTTTGCCGGTGATCGCGGCGAATGCCCCGCGGCGATATGTGAACATGGTCTCGCGTAATGGTCGTGATTCACTTAATGGCCTAACAAAGGAAGCAAAAGCATGGCTCCCGCCGCTGCCCTATGGCGAGCCGTCTGCGACGTATGCAACTAAGTTTAAGGCCTTAATGGGCCCGAGCCCTGAAGCACAGATGGGAATCGATAAGATACTTGCCTCACAATCTCTTTGGGACGCATCGATGTCGAATTCGGTATACCGATTCTTGAAAAAAAACAAGAATCCGCTAGTCATCCATTTGAACGGTGGTTTTCATACGGAGAATCGCTTGGGGACCTTTGAGCATCTTATGCGATATCGTCCAAAGACCAAAGGTATTGTGGTGACCATCCGCTACGAGGACGATTTTAAGACCTTCGACAAAGCGAAGCACGCGGACCTCGGCGATTTCGTGATCCTAACGGACGGTAAACAACCAAGAAGCAAACGTTGA